One window from the genome of Gimesia aquarii encodes:
- a CDS encoding DUF1559 domain-containing protein yields MLVTQKKWFSIRRGFTLIELLVVIAIIAILIALLLPAVQQAREAARRSSCKNNLKQIGLALHNYNETHTIFPPASITASNIGGFAFILPFMEQSALYNKWDFNLTQTHTNNREANSTPVIAFFCPSKPRPSLNSSSTAYGDYAFSSGTGHSNSNSHSNWKGMFNRDSNTRLRDVTDGTTNTFAVGEKRTVEFSLTSPQYRWGWHAVRNTQQARINETVVTTSPTRNWDDNTANFGSDHVGGAHFLFTDGSVHFLSENMNFTLYQNLSDKADGNVVEFP; encoded by the coding sequence GTGCTCGTGACTCAAAAAAAATGGTTCTCTATTCGTAGAGGCTTTACTCTGATTGAACTCCTGGTGGTGATCGCCATTATTGCAATATTGATTGCACTCTTATTACCCGCCGTTCAACAGGCGCGGGAAGCAGCTCGCCGAAGTTCATGTAAGAATAACCTGAAACAGATTGGCCTGGCTTTACACAATTACAATGAAACACATACGATTTTTCCACCCGCAAGTATTACTGCGAGTAACATCGGTGGCTTTGCATTCATTTTGCCTTTTATGGAACAGTCGGCGTTGTACAATAAGTGGGACTTTAATTTAACTCAAACGCATACAAATAACAGAGAAGCAAACAGTACCCCAGTTATCGCGTTCTTTTGCCCTTCCAAACCTCGCCCCAGTCTGAATAGCTCTTCAACTGCCTATGGCGATTATGCTTTCAGTTCAGGCACGGGACACTCGAACTCGAATTCACATAGTAACTGGAAAGGGATGTTTAATCGAGATTCCAATACACGATTACGAGATGTAACGGATGGCACGACGAATACATTTGCCGTGGGTGAAAAACGAACTGTAGAATTCTCGCTTACCAGTCCGCAATATCGTTGGGGATGGCATGCAGTCCGTAATACTCAACAAGCGAGAATCAACGAAACCGTCGTTACAACATCACCAACAAGGAACTGGGATGATAATACTGCAAACTTTGGTAGTGACCATGTCGGCGGGGCTCACTTTCTGTTTACTGATGGTTCGGTTCACTTTCTTTCTGAAAACATGAACTTCACGCTCTACCAAAACCTGAGTGATAAAGCAGACGGGAATGTCGTGGAATTTCCCTAA
- a CDS encoding zinc ribbon domain-containing protein yields MASIAVPCPQCKKRLKLRDESLLGKKARCPNCKHAFVLKLPTASSNNKESAPVPNHVEQKEVVTTAPPRPQAPLEKPVQPESVVSEQQQVQIELAQPAKPVVGTSVKWVPDDPADTPQPVNVAPAVTQPNSVPLPDVSSNAAPSVEPAAPVINTGITDSGVPNIQLESTEHAGVERLRELRRKNAKRRNISILIGLGLVILIGVGGYFAWPQVEQSLTAKPVAPPPKPVPQTLKPAVALANQTQEQIPSPTSGEPVRLLYVPAGTQILIHLRPAELWEQGSQGEEFRACLGPVGVWAEQKMKEICLKEAAQISEVTFCLILGTPGAPPEYAAVVRLVEPVKRSELITQFDGQRLDDYSFPVYAGDKHSYMIVDDKTYVIGPPGEISAVEMAESREYDSSTTPGIESILKQTDRDRHFTVVFDPDEVRRQQDVLFPENVHPFLNELLDWIGEDVETIAWSMHLGPKEYYSEFTFRNTTMIRPGKLATNLKDRFNELPHDMLAGVEKMNPGTVGSRKVIGRFPAMLKALSLATQQQSGERYAQLISTLPERAAPNLALASLLTWDESTRTDFSQKAKPKPTAGPKLPDLIVDRLKQKIEIDFRRTPLQEAFAYIAEETKTNIVLNGEALKLVGYTKNMPQTMNLGMVSGLDAIQAIFNVKDQDQLCLIIDEKNKTASITSKPFAKQNNLTPFVFPPKK; encoded by the coding sequence ATGGCGAGCATTGCAGTTCCTTGTCCCCAATGTAAAAAGAGGCTCAAACTCCGGGATGAAAGTTTACTCGGGAAGAAGGCCCGCTGTCCGAATTGTAAACATGCCTTCGTTTTGAAATTACCAACGGCCTCTTCAAATAATAAAGAATCAGCGCCAGTACCAAATCATGTTGAGCAAAAGGAGGTGGTCACTACCGCCCCTCCCCGCCCTCAGGCTCCTTTGGAAAAACCTGTGCAACCAGAGTCTGTGGTATCTGAACAACAACAAGTACAAATCGAGCTGGCTCAACCCGCGAAGCCTGTTGTGGGAACGTCTGTCAAATGGGTTCCCGATGATCCGGCAGACACTCCGCAACCAGTTAATGTCGCTCCAGCTGTTACGCAACCAAACAGCGTACCCCTTCCTGATGTGTCGTCAAACGCTGCTCCTTCCGTGGAACCAGCGGCTCCCGTCATTAATACCGGAATTACTGATTCTGGTGTTCCGAACATACAATTAGAGTCAACAGAGCATGCGGGTGTTGAGCGTCTTCGTGAGTTACGTCGTAAAAATGCCAAACGCAGAAATATTTCGATATTGATCGGGCTGGGGTTGGTCATTCTGATTGGTGTTGGGGGGTACTTTGCCTGGCCTCAAGTAGAACAATCTCTGACTGCGAAACCTGTCGCACCTCCGCCAAAGCCTGTACCACAAACACTGAAACCTGCGGTTGCTTTAGCCAATCAAACACAGGAACAGATTCCAAGTCCGACGTCGGGAGAGCCGGTACGTTTACTCTACGTTCCCGCAGGGACACAGATCCTGATTCATTTAAGACCGGCAGAACTTTGGGAACAGGGATCTCAGGGAGAAGAGTTTCGTGCATGCCTGGGACCTGTAGGAGTCTGGGCTGAGCAAAAGATGAAAGAAATTTGCCTCAAAGAGGCTGCGCAGATTAGTGAGGTGACCTTTTGTTTGATTTTAGGAACGCCGGGCGCGCCACCAGAGTATGCGGCCGTTGTTCGTCTAGTCGAACCAGTGAAACGCTCAGAACTAATTACTCAATTTGATGGCCAACGTTTGGACGATTATAGTTTTCCTGTTTATGCTGGTGACAAACATTCTTATATGATCGTCGACGATAAAACCTATGTCATCGGTCCGCCCGGAGAAATCAGCGCGGTCGAAATGGCGGAATCGCGCGAGTACGATAGCAGTACTACACCTGGCATCGAATCGATCCTGAAGCAGACCGACCGGGATCGTCACTTCACAGTCGTATTTGATCCCGATGAAGTACGTCGCCAGCAAGACGTTTTATTTCCAGAAAACGTCCATCCTTTTTTGAACGAGTTGTTGGATTGGATTGGCGAGGATGTCGAAACAATTGCCTGGAGTATGCATCTGGGACCAAAAGAATATTATTCGGAATTTACATTCCGGAACACAACCATGATTCGTCCTGGCAAATTGGCAACGAACTTAAAAGATCGCTTCAATGAACTTCCACACGATATGCTAGCAGGTGTTGAAAAGATGAACCCGGGAACCGTAGGCAGCCGAAAAGTCATCGGTCGATTTCCTGCGATGCTGAAAGCGTTGAGCTTAGCGACGCAGCAGCAGTCCGGAGAACGTTATGCCCAGCTGATTAGCACCTTACCGGAACGAGCAGCCCCGAATCTCGCGTTAGCCAGTTTGCTTACCTGGGATGAATCGACGCGCACTGATTTCTCCCAAAAAGCGAAACCCAAGCCCACAGCAGGACCGAAATTACCAGACTTGATTGTTGATCGGTTGAAACAAAAAATCGAAATTGATTTTCGTCGTACTCCGCTACAGGAAGCATTTGCGTATATCGCTGAAGAAACGAAAACAAATATTGTTCTGAATGGAGAAGCATTGAAGCTGGTCGGATATACAAAAAATATGCCACAGACCATGAATTTGGGAATGGTATCCGGTTTGGATGCGATACAGGCAATCTTCAATGTGAAAGACCAGGATCAATTGTGTCTCATCATTGATGAAAAGAACAAGACAGCTTCAATTACCAGCAAACCTTTCGCGAAGCAAAATAATTTAACACCGTTTGTGTTTCCACCTAAAAAGTAA
- a CDS encoding ABC transporter ATP-binding protein, whose product MPASDAEAFNSDRTSENRLLLSLTSVSKTYITGDVSVPVLRDVDLEIYPGEFLVIVGPSGSGKSTLLNIVGGIDVPSSGDVYFYSQNLSQFTEMELTRYRRKHIGFVFQFYNLVPTLTARENVIVSADISDSPMSPDKALKLVGLEHRSDHFPSQLSGGEQQRVAIARALVKNPELLLCDEPTGALDLNTGRMILEVLGNLNRELGMTVVIITHNSAIGEMAERIIRIGSGTIAETKVNSHPVAANQVTW is encoded by the coding sequence ATGCCTGCCTCCGATGCTGAAGCATTTAACTCTGACCGAACCAGCGAGAACCGTCTTCTCCTTTCTTTGACGTCCGTTTCCAAGACATACATCACAGGAGATGTTTCTGTTCCTGTCTTGCGTGACGTGGATCTCGAGATTTATCCTGGCGAATTTCTGGTGATTGTAGGCCCCTCCGGTTCCGGGAAAAGTACCTTGTTGAATATCGTAGGAGGTATAGACGTCCCTTCAAGTGGAGACGTCTATTTCTATTCACAGAATCTCTCTCAGTTTACTGAAATGGAACTCACCCGTTATCGACGTAAGCACATCGGTTTTGTGTTTCAGTTTTATAATCTGGTTCCCACGCTGACAGCCCGTGAAAATGTCATTGTTTCAGCAGACATCAGCGATTCTCCCATGTCACCCGATAAAGCATTGAAACTTGTGGGATTAGAACATCGGTCAGATCATTTTCCTTCACAATTGTCAGGTGGAGAACAACAGCGGGTTGCCATTGCACGTGCACTGGTAAAAAATCCAGAATTGCTGTTGTGTGATGAACCAACGGGTGCACTTGATCTCAACACAGGTCGCATGATTCTTGAAGTATTGGGAAACCTGAATCGCGAATTGGGTATGACGGTTGTCATCATTACACATAACTCCGCCATCGGTGAAATGGCAGAAAGAATCATTCGCATCGGTTCCGGAACCATTGCGGAAACGAAGGTCAACTCTCATCCTGTGGCCGCAAATCAGGTGACCTGGTAA
- a CDS encoding DUF1501 domain-containing protein, whose protein sequence is MQTDALLHLNLNRRGNVSRRNFLQSAALGIAGSSILTQFQLNAAELKKEGRSCILVWLAGAPSQMETWDPKPGTPNGGETKKISTQTPGIEIAHYWPKIASVMNEIALIRSMTGKEAAHERGTYHLHTGHRMMGIERFPHFGSVVAQEIGDPQSDIPNFVSIGQTLSSGFLGVQVAPFIIDRPGQLPANVFNNTADSRQQRRLALLSQQEKDFAEAGAASLVKEQSKLYQKAYLMMKSPRLKAFKFEDEPQAMQEAYGKSQLGQGLLVARRLVEVGVPFVEVRSGGWDMHNSVFKNMERRAPDVDQGLSQLLIDLKQRGLLDKTLVICMGEFGRTPKINARPPVPGRDHWVRNFNLLMAGAGIKGGQAIGKTDANGQEIVDTPVEVDDLFRSMCKAMQIDADMELHTPIGRPVKLVESGEVIKGLFG, encoded by the coding sequence ATGCAAACAGATGCGCTCTTACATCTGAATCTAAATCGTCGAGGCAACGTTTCCAGAAGGAATTTTTTGCAGTCTGCCGCATTGGGGATCGCTGGTTCTTCGATCTTGACCCAATTTCAGTTAAACGCCGCTGAATTGAAGAAAGAAGGTCGTTCTTGCATTTTGGTCTGGTTGGCGGGGGCACCCAGCCAAATGGAAACCTGGGATCCGAAGCCGGGTACGCCCAATGGAGGCGAAACGAAAAAGATCAGCACTCAAACTCCAGGCATCGAAATTGCACATTATTGGCCCAAAATCGCTTCGGTGATGAATGAAATTGCGTTAATCCGCTCTATGACGGGCAAAGAGGCAGCACATGAACGCGGCACCTATCATCTGCATACCGGCCACCGCATGATGGGAATCGAGCGATTTCCCCACTTCGGTTCTGTCGTCGCGCAAGAGATTGGCGATCCGCAATCCGATATCCCCAATTTTGTCAGTATTGGCCAGACTTTGAGTTCTGGTTTTCTGGGAGTCCAGGTGGCGCCTTTTATTATTGATCGTCCGGGGCAGTTGCCAGCTAATGTGTTCAATAACACAGCCGATTCCCGGCAGCAACGCAGGTTGGCTCTATTGAGCCAGCAGGAAAAGGATTTCGCGGAAGCCGGTGCAGCGAGTCTTGTTAAAGAACAGAGCAAGCTTTACCAGAAGGCCTATTTAATGATGAAGTCTCCTCGGCTGAAAGCGTTCAAGTTTGAAGATGAGCCCCAGGCGATGCAGGAAGCGTACGGTAAATCTCAACTGGGGCAAGGCTTGTTGGTCGCACGACGGCTTGTCGAAGTCGGTGTGCCATTTGTCGAAGTGCGGAGTGGTGGCTGGGACATGCATAATAGCGTCTTTAAAAATATGGAACGCCGCGCCCCAGACGTTGATCAGGGACTCTCACAACTTTTGATCGATTTAAAACAACGCGGTCTTCTCGATAAAACGTTGGTGATTTGTATGGGCGAGTTTGGTAGAACGCCCAAAATCAACGCCCGCCCACCTGTTCCGGGACGCGATCATTGGGTCAGAAACTTTAACCTGTTGATGGCAGGTGCCGGAATTAAAGGGGGGCAAGCGATTGGAAAAACAGATGCCAACGGTCAGGAGATTGTTGACACACCCGTCGAGGTCGATGATCTCTTCCGCTCAATGTGCAAAGCGATGCAAATTGATGCGGACATGGAATTGCACACGCCCATTGGCCGTCCTGTGAAACTCGTCGAAAGTGGTGAAGTGATCAAAGGACTCTTCGGCTAG
- a CDS encoding DUF1549 domain-containing protein, whose product MLKRGQFHYHCSHLLILFITLICLILVPISLEAAQKKKGKKKTPALNLPPLKTQEQKMQLLGYIRQTMPTHRIGRRISFSSDDLDKALELELGQNTQRFAKQIDDETFVRRVYLDLTGNLPTPETIKTFISSRSSNKRSNLIDELLETEAYARKWSRYWTSVIFYDSEANKNRISPKALEDWLAEQFSKGAPWDYITVMLISATPKRNKKVRNDYGQKYGPNNFVLACENKSTELASQTARIFMGISIKCAECHDHPFDNWKREQFHELAAFFHPYTYKMPDKDDPKVKTVVKPRFLLGEKPHEKMKSDARRVSIAAYLAYNPKNYWFARAYVNRIWSELIGDGFYDVDSLGPDSDVIHKPVVNRIAANFRYKDFDPKWLFRLIMNSKVYQRDMQTISSQSELFTSVRPSRLRPDVVAASVKKLIGEDKKLHKEIMQVFDMNPSLPQGALEGSIQQALMMMNHTTLQSKLSQSELKKQLMKLSDQELVDALYLNVLARHATTEEVERNLSYLKESQSRAEAVDDLIWVLVNSTEFRTKR is encoded by the coding sequence ATGTTGAAACGTGGTCAATTTCATTATCACTGTTCCCACTTATTGATCCTGTTTATTACCCTGATTTGTCTAATTCTTGTTCCCATTTCCCTGGAAGCAGCTCAGAAAAAAAAGGGGAAGAAGAAAACTCCTGCGCTCAATCTGCCCCCCCTGAAAACTCAGGAGCAAAAGATGCAGCTGTTGGGATATATCAGGCAAACTATGCCAACGCACCGAATCGGACGCAGAATCAGCTTTAGTTCTGACGATTTGGATAAAGCTCTGGAGTTGGAATTAGGACAAAACACACAACGTTTCGCGAAGCAAATCGATGACGAAACTTTTGTGCGACGAGTCTACCTTGACTTGACTGGGAATCTACCAACTCCAGAAACGATTAAAACATTTATTTCCAGTCGCAGTTCAAATAAACGATCGAATCTGATAGACGAGTTACTGGAGACGGAAGCCTATGCTCGTAAGTGGTCTCGCTATTGGACGTCCGTTATTTTTTATGACAGCGAAGCGAACAAAAACCGAATCAGTCCCAAAGCTTTAGAAGATTGGCTGGCAGAACAATTCAGTAAAGGCGCTCCCTGGGATTACATTACTGTCATGTTGATTTCGGCGACACCCAAGCGTAATAAAAAAGTTCGAAATGATTATGGTCAAAAGTATGGTCCTAATAATTTTGTTTTAGCTTGTGAAAATAAGTCGACAGAACTGGCATCGCAGACAGCTCGGATATTTATGGGAATCAGCATCAAATGCGCTGAGTGTCATGACCATCCTTTCGATAACTGGAAACGAGAACAATTTCATGAGTTAGCCGCGTTTTTCCATCCCTATACCTACAAAATGCCTGATAAAGATGACCCAAAAGTCAAAACGGTAGTCAAACCTCGATTTCTATTGGGGGAAAAACCACATGAAAAAATGAAATCAGACGCACGGCGTGTCTCGATTGCCGCTTATTTGGCATACAATCCCAAGAATTACTGGTTTGCCCGCGCGTATGTCAACAGGATTTGGAGCGAACTGATCGGCGATGGTTTTTACGATGTTGACAGCCTTGGACCGGACAGTGATGTCATTCACAAGCCGGTAGTCAATCGCATTGCTGCCAATTTCAGATACAAAGACTTTGATCCCAAGTGGCTCTTTCGATTGATTATGAACTCCAAAGTTTATCAACGCGACATGCAGACAATTTCTTCTCAATCAGAGCTGTTTACCTCAGTCAGACCTTCCCGCTTACGGCCAGATGTTGTGGCCGCCTCGGTAAAAAAACTGATCGGAGAAGATAAAAAACTACATAAGGAAATCATGCAGGTATTTGACATGAACCCCTCCTTGCCCCAGGGGGCGCTGGAGGGATCGATTCAACAGGCTTTAATGATGATGAATCATACGACCCTGCAATCGAAGCTCTCTCAAAGTGAACTTAAAAAACAACTAATGAAGCTTTCTGACCAGGAATTGGTGGATGCACTGTATCTAAACGTGCTTGCCCGACATGCGACAACAGAGGAAGTTGAGAGGAATTTAAGTTATCTGAAAGAGTCTCAGAGTCGTGCCGAGGCTGTAGATGATTTGATTTGGGTACTCGTCAATTCGACAGAATTTCGCACTAAACGATAG
- a CDS encoding DUF4974 domain-containing protein, whose amino-acid sequence MRRQQLADTRFPCPDCDQPLQVTQTTEGEFSISAISATPTRKDHSHLLRRARVLGDLLHRYGRFLITSPVLMSWLVAGTGAFLILLLILFDQSSPSQSSSNETVTKVIEASETTLKKSVNMEPSKPDQPEHVPPALATLKQNGPPQPETPVRPEPIKPAPLVVQEEFQELIAAKPEDTPPLNARKPQLAQPLPALEIDVNVALQIPIVEFRQPTEVPLKQMISQLEEMLGTEFQFAENVKNDKRLMETPISFSLKKTTLSDLLKRVLSEVALTFSVKSNKIYIQKTEASFKPDQSVRN is encoded by the coding sequence ATGCGCAGACAGCAGCTGGCCGATACCAGGTTTCCCTGTCCCGACTGCGATCAGCCTCTCCAGGTCACTCAGACTACAGAGGGGGAATTTTCAATTAGTGCGATCAGTGCGACTCCTACTCGCAAAGATCATTCTCATCTTCTGCGAAGAGCGCGCGTGTTGGGGGATTTGTTACATCGCTACGGCAGATTTCTGATTACAAGTCCTGTGCTGATGTCATGGCTTGTTGCCGGCACAGGAGCCTTTCTGATTCTGCTACTCATTCTTTTTGATCAGAGTTCTCCTTCTCAGTCATCCAGCAATGAAACGGTTACAAAAGTAATTGAGGCTTCCGAGACGACTCTCAAAAAATCGGTCAATATGGAACCCTCAAAACCTGATCAACCCGAGCATGTGCCCCCTGCTCTCGCGACGCTCAAACAGAATGGACCACCTCAACCAGAAACCCCTGTCCGGCCAGAACCGATCAAACCAGCCCCGCTTGTGGTACAGGAGGAATTCCAGGAATTAATCGCTGCCAAGCCGGAAGACACTCCTCCTTTGAATGCACGTAAGCCTCAATTGGCGCAGCCCTTACCTGCCTTGGAAATCGATGTGAATGTTGCACTTCAGATTCCCATTGTGGAATTCCGCCAACCCACAGAAGTTCCTCTGAAGCAAATGATTAGCCAACTGGAAGAAATGCTGGGAACCGAATTTCAGTTCGCAGAAAATGTAAAAAATGATAAGCGTCTGATGGAGACTCCAATCTCATTCTCTCTTAAAAAAACGACACTCTCAGATTTATTAAAGCGAGTATTGAGTGAAGTGGCCCTCACATTTTCTGTGAAATCAAATAAAATCTATATTCAAAAAACAGAAGCGTCTTTTAAGCCTGATCAATCGGTTCGCAATTAA
- a CDS encoding ABC transporter permease: MKVLHRKLLRELIAAKGVLAAIISIIAVGIGCFIAMSSTYDNLEYSRQSYYRLCRMADFSVELKKVPTGDLATLTEIPGVTNLLPRIIFEVTASLEGVEKPLSGKVISLPEHENAPINRIVIQQGSYFTDQRQEEVILNDAFARAHHLKPGDHIQLILNNRLQDLVVIGTAISSEFVYLIGPGGLVPEPESYGVFYLKHDYAEDVFGFEGAANQVLGQVAPEYQSKNRVRQILDQIELNLEDFGVVSKTPLAEQSSHWFLKSEIDGLKVSATILPTIFLIVAALALNLLMSRMAEQQRTVVGTLKALGYSNREVFIHFLQFGLLIGLAGGILGTLIGYSLAGGLTAQYRNYFEFPALTNELYPRIVLLGMLISVFFSVLGTFRGVRSVMRLSPAEAMRPKPPLRARRILLEKIQVFWNALDFRWQLVLRDIFRHRTRTLGGLISAMVGAMLLLVTFSMYDSAFALLDFQYDKLLLSDIDVTFKDDHDYSALYESQQFPSVDYAEPLFHVGCTLRNGIYEKKVGITGILRNAQLTIPRDTAGNRVVVPETGVLVTRKLAEILRIQAGDSIEMTPVAGDRIARQIPVMKIIDSYLGLTVYADYQYLNRLMGEASSITSVQLKTDPGPVATRRIYQELKQVPAVQGVTSIRDQKEKLQEVLIEQMVVMIVVVIAFSCLIFFGSILNASLISLSERQQEIATLRVLGYTPKEVGSIFLRESFCINLPGIILGLPAGYWASKGINIAYDTELFRMPFTIDTLSWVYTVILGILFTLIAHWPVQKTIQKMDWLEALNVKE, encoded by the coding sequence ATGAAAGTGTTGCACCGAAAATTACTGCGTGAGCTAATCGCCGCTAAAGGAGTTTTAGCAGCGATTATCAGCATCATTGCAGTCGGAATTGGTTGCTTCATTGCCATGTCTTCAACCTATGACAATCTGGAATATTCACGGCAGAGCTACTACCGACTCTGTCGTATGGCTGATTTTTCAGTCGAACTGAAAAAAGTACCGACAGGTGACCTTGCTACACTCACAGAAATTCCCGGTGTTACGAATCTCCTGCCGCGAATTATCTTTGAAGTCACGGCTTCCCTGGAAGGGGTTGAAAAGCCACTCTCAGGAAAAGTCATCTCACTGCCAGAACATGAAAATGCGCCCATTAATCGCATTGTGATTCAGCAGGGAAGTTATTTTACCGATCAACGACAGGAAGAGGTGATACTCAATGATGCGTTTGCCCGTGCGCATCATTTGAAACCCGGTGATCATATTCAGTTGATTCTCAATAATCGTCTACAGGATCTTGTTGTCATCGGTACCGCGATCAGTTCTGAATTTGTGTATTTAATTGGCCCGGGAGGACTTGTTCCGGAACCGGAAAGCTATGGCGTCTTTTATTTGAAACACGATTATGCAGAAGATGTCTTCGGTTTTGAAGGAGCAGCCAATCAAGTTTTAGGTCAAGTTGCACCTGAATATCAAAGTAAGAACCGAGTTCGACAGATTCTCGATCAAATTGAGCTCAACCTGGAAGATTTCGGTGTGGTTTCCAAAACCCCGCTTGCGGAACAGTCTTCACACTGGTTTTTGAAAAGCGAAATCGATGGCCTGAAAGTCAGCGCGACGATTCTACCTACCATTTTTTTGATTGTTGCTGCTCTGGCTCTGAATCTTCTAATGTCGCGCATGGCAGAACAACAACGAACTGTGGTCGGAACTTTGAAAGCGCTAGGCTATTCAAATCGGGAAGTCTTTATCCACTTTTTGCAGTTTGGGCTTCTGATCGGTTTGGCGGGCGGCATATTGGGAACTCTGATTGGCTATTCGCTGGCAGGTGGTTTGACGGCACAGTACCGAAATTATTTTGAGTTTCCTGCTTTAACGAACGAGCTTTATCCACGCATTGTTTTACTGGGCATGTTGATCAGTGTTTTCTTTTCGGTCTTGGGGACCTTTCGAGGTGTCCGATCAGTGATGAGATTGTCCCCCGCGGAAGCGATGCGTCCCAAACCTCCATTACGCGCGAGGCGCATTTTGCTAGAGAAGATTCAAGTATTCTGGAATGCTCTGGACTTCCGCTGGCAACTCGTTTTGCGCGATATTTTTCGGCATCGGACACGAACTCTGGGAGGACTGATATCCGCGATGGTTGGCGCGATGCTGTTACTGGTGACCTTCTCCATGTATGATTCCGCGTTTGCATTACTTGACTTTCAATACGATAAGTTATTGTTGAGCGACATAGACGTCACCTTCAAAGACGATCATGATTATTCAGCATTATATGAATCCCAACAGTTTCCCAGCGTGGATTATGCCGAGCCACTCTTTCATGTTGGTTGTACATTGAGAAATGGAATCTACGAAAAAAAAGTCGGAATCACGGGAATTCTCAGAAATGCACAACTGACGATTCCCCGCGATACTGCCGGTAATCGCGTTGTTGTGCCGGAGACTGGAGTTCTGGTAACGCGCAAACTGGCAGAGATTCTCCGAATCCAGGCAGGTGATTCCATCGAAATGACTCCTGTTGCAGGCGATCGTATTGCCAGACAAATACCTGTCATGAAAATCATTGACAGCTACCTCGGGTTGACCGTGTATGCTGACTATCAATACTTGAATCGGTTGATGGGGGAAGCAAGCTCTATCACCAGCGTTCAACTAAAAACAGACCCTGGCCCTGTTGCCACGAGACGAATCTATCAAGAACTCAAGCAGGTTCCCGCCGTTCAGGGTGTGACTTCGATTCGAGATCAGAAAGAGAAATTGCAGGAAGTTTTAATCGAACAAATGGTAGTGATGATTGTGGTTGTAATTGCATTTTCTTGCTTGATTTTCTTTGGCAGCATCTTGAATGCCTCTCTGATTTCGCTCTCGGAGCGACAACAGGAAATCGCGACGCTCCGTGTGCTGGGCTATACACCGAAAGAAGTAGGGTCGATTTTTCTAAGAGAAAGTTTCTGCATTAATTTACCGGGAATTATCCTGGGATTACCCGCAGGTTACTGGGCCTCCAAAGGCATCAACATTGCCTACGATACCGAATTATTTCGAATGCCTTTTACGATTGATACTCTGAGCTGGGTCTATACCGTAATCCTGGGCATTCTATTCACATTAATTGCACATTGGCCGGTACAAAAAACCATTCAAAAAATGGATTGGTTAGAAGCATTAAACGTAAAGGAATAA
- a CDS encoding (2Fe-2S)-binding protein: MKLDDKVCYCFHISKRKIVNHLRIHRPRRASQLSECGGAGTGCGWCVPYLKRYFSEFEKTNAQNASEFTATDDEVITAEEYAQQRDKYIQDGKGIPPA, translated from the coding sequence GTGAAACTCGACGATAAAGTTTGTTATTGTTTTCATATCAGTAAACGAAAAATTGTGAATCACCTCCGTATTCATCGTCCCAGACGTGCCAGTCAATTGAGTGAGTGTGGAGGAGCCGGCACAGGTTGCGGATGGTGTGTGCCTTACTTAAAGCGGTATTTTTCAGAGTTTGAAAAAACGAACGCGCAAAATGCTTCTGAATTCACCGCAACGGATGACGAAGTCATTACGGCAGAGGAATATGCTCAACAAAGGGACAAGTACATTCAGGATGGAAAAGGAATTCCACCCGCTTAA